One window of the Rhodopirellula bahusiensis genome contains the following:
- a CDS encoding phosphatidylserine decarboxylase, with translation MDEIVYHDRYTDEDRIEKVYGDKALRWTYGTIAGRLSLSLVVKRTLFSHWYGWRMDQPKTREKIAPFIQDYELDADEFVRNVDEFATFNEFFFRKLKPEARPIDADPNSVVFPADGRHLCIPDLSKCEGLFVKGEMFYLPTLLQDSALADRYASGSLLLSRLCPIDYHRFHFPAAGVPGASRLINGPLYSVNPIALRQNIHILTSNKRCLTQLETESFGTVLLLEIGATCVGSIQQTYSPGKTISKGDEKGYFRFGGSSTMVLFEPGRIQFDADLIENSRQHRELYARMGDHLGNRPDNAG, from the coding sequence ATGGACGAAATCGTCTATCACGACCGATACACCGACGAAGACCGCATCGAAAAGGTGTATGGCGACAAGGCATTGCGTTGGACTTATGGCACCATCGCCGGACGCCTTTCGCTTTCTTTGGTCGTGAAGCGAACGCTGTTCTCGCACTGGTACGGTTGGCGAATGGACCAACCCAAGACTCGCGAAAAGATTGCTCCGTTCATCCAAGACTATGAACTCGATGCGGATGAGTTCGTGCGTAATGTAGATGAGTTCGCCACCTTCAACGAGTTCTTCTTTCGCAAGCTGAAACCCGAAGCACGCCCGATCGATGCGGATCCGAACTCCGTGGTCTTCCCCGCGGACGGCCGGCATCTTTGCATTCCCGACCTATCGAAATGCGAAGGGCTGTTTGTCAAAGGCGAGATGTTCTATCTGCCGACGCTGCTGCAAGACTCCGCCCTCGCGGATCGCTATGCGAGCGGCAGCCTGCTGCTTTCGCGATTGTGCCCGATCGACTATCACCGATTTCACTTTCCCGCCGCCGGCGTGCCCGGTGCGAGTCGCTTGATCAATGGACCGCTGTACTCGGTCAATCCGATTGCACTGCGTCAGAACATTCACATTCTGACCAGCAACAAACGTTGTCTCACGCAGCTCGAGACGGAGTCCTTTGGAACGGTGCTGTTGCTAGAGATTGGTGCCACCTGTGTCGGCAGCATTCAACAAACCTACTCGCCCGGTAAAACCATCTCAAAGGGCGACGAAAAAGGCTACTTCCGGTTCGGTGGCTCCTCGACCATGGTCCTGTTCGAACCCGGCCGGATCCAGTTCGATGCGGACCTCATCGAAAACTCGCGTCAACACCGCGAACTCTACGCTCGCATGGGCGACCACTTGGGGAACCGCCCCGACAACGCCGGATGA